The stretch of DNA TTCGTCTCGCGGCCGGGTACGGTGCGCGTGCGCGTCGGTGACAAGATTCAGGTTGGCGGGCGCGCCGTGACGTCATTCGACGGGTCGGTCGTGGTTCCCACGCTCGACGAAGACGAGATTCTCGAAGCCTGAATCCTGTCAGTTTATCGCAACTGAGGAGGCGGATTCCGTCTGCGAACTTTGCTCAAACCCGCAGTTCATGCTACGTTATCTCATCCATAAGAGCCGGAACCTTCTTTATCGCACTTAGTCAGCATATGGATGAAGATAATGCCTGTACTCTGGCTGGACGAAATCAGGGCTGATGACCTCGAATCCGTGGGTGGCAAGGGCGCGTCCCTTGGTGAGCTTACGAATGCGGGGCTTCCCGTACCCCCGGGATTCGTCGTAACGGCGGGTACGTACCGAACATTTATCGAAGAAACCGGCATCGACGAGGAGCTGTTCGAAGCAGTTGACGTCGATGCCGATGATTCGAAAGCACTCGCGGAAGCCGCACAGCACGCGAGCGACCTCATTCTCAAGACCGAGATGCCCGACGACCTCCGCGAGGAGATCCTCGACGCATACCGGAATCTTGGAGAGGGGGATTCGTTCGTTGCGGTGCGCTCGTCTGCGACCGCAGAAGACCTGCCTGATGCGAGTTTCGCGGGCCAACAGGAGACTTTCCTCAACATCCGGGAAGACGAACTCCTCGATAAGGTTCGCGAGTGCTGGGCCTCGCTGTTTACCCAGCGGGCGATTTACTACCGGCAACAGCAGGGCTTCGAACACGATGTGGTGAACATCGCGGTCGTCGTCCAGCAGATGGTCGATTCTGAGAAAAGTGGCGTCCTCTTTACGAGCCACCCTTCGACTGGCGACCCGCGCGTCATCATCGAAGCCGCGTGGGGGCTTGGCGAAGCGGTCGTCTCCGGGTCTGTCTCTCCTGACAACTACGTCGTAGACCGCAAATCCGGCGAGGTCGAGGAAGTCACCATCGCGGACAAGAAAATCAAGTGCATCAAAGACCCAGAGACGGGCCACACCATCGAAACGGAAGTCGAAGACGACCTCCGAACGAAGCGCGTCTTAACCGAGAGCGAAATCGAGCGCCTCGTCGAACTCGGTGAAATCGTCGAAGCCCACTACGACACGCCACAAGACGTCGAATGGGCCATCGTTGACGGCGAAGCGTTCATGCTGCAATCACGCCCCATCACGACCATCTCGAAGGAGGCCGCGAAAGCCAGCACCGACGGCAACGGGACGGCCACACAGAAACACAAAGACAGCGTCATCTTGAACGGGCTCGGGGCCAGCCCCGGAATCGCCAGTGGCAAGGTGCGCATCGTCCGCAAGCTCGACCAGCTCGACAAGGTCGGCGAAGGCGACATCATCGTCGCCGAGATGACGACGCCCGACATGGTGCCTGCGATGAAGCGCGCGGCGGGTATCATCACGGACGAAGGCGGCATGACGAGTCACGCCGCCATCGTTTCGCGCGAACTCGGTGTCCCTGCCGTCGTCGGAACGGGAAGCGCCTCGCGCGAACTCTCTGACGACCAAGTCGTCACCATCGACGGCGACAAGGGCACCATCCGCGAGGGCGGTGCAGCGGACAAGGCACAGGAGCGCGACCCAATCGAGGAAGCCCGACCGAAGACGCCGGTCAAGCCGATGACGGCGACCGAAGTGAAGGTCAATGTCTCCATCCCCGAAGCCGCCCCACGCGCCGCCGCGACGGGTGCAGACGGGGTTGGTCTGCTTCGGCTCGAACACATGATTCTCTCGACGGGCAAGACGCCAGCGCGCTACATCGAAGACCACGGCGAGGACGCCTACGTCCAGGAAATCGTCGAGGGCGTCCGCGGGGTCGCAGACGAGTTCTACCCGCGTCCGGTTCGCGTCCGCACTTTAGACGCCCCGACCGACGAGTTCCGTCAGTTGCAGGGCGGCGAAGACGAGCCGAACGAACACAACCCGATGCTCGGGTATCGTGGCATCCGCCGCAGCTTAGACCGACCTGAGGTTTTCGAACACGAACTCACCGCCTTCCGTCAGCTCTACGAGATGGGCTACGACAACGTCGAAATCATGTTCCCGCTCGTCAACGACGCAGAGGACGTGGTGAAGGCGAAGAACCTGATGGAGGGTGCAGGTATCGACCCACGCAAGCGCACGTGGGGCGTCATGATTGAGACGCCAGCGAGCGCGCTGTGCATCGAGGAACTCGCCCAAGCGGGCATCAAGTTCGCCTCCTTCGGGACGAACGACCTCACCCAGTACACGCTCGCAGTTGACCGCAACAACGAGCGCGTCGCAGACCGCTTCGACGAACTCCACCCGGCGGTTCTCAAGCTTATCGGCCAGACCATCGAGACGTGCCGCGACTACGGCGTGAAGACGAGCATCTGCGGGCAGGCCGGTTCGAAGCCACAGATGGTTCGCTTCCTCGTCAACAAGGGTGTCAGTTCCATCAGCGCGAACATCGACGCCGTCCGCGACGTGCAACACGAGGTAAAGCGCGTCGAACAGCAACTCCTGCTCGATTCGGTCCGGTAAGCGAACGGAGTCTTTTTTCACACCCCGCCACAGACCTGAGCGCATGCAACGGACAGCGACAACGCTCGCGCTCGTCGCGCTCGTCGCGCTCGCGGGGTGTTCACTCCCGTTTGCGGGGAGTGACGCGCCCGGTGCGGGCGATGCGACAAC from Haladaptatus sp. ZSTT2 encodes:
- the ppsA gene encoding pyruvate, water dikinase, translating into MPVLWLDEIRADDLESVGGKGASLGELTNAGLPVPPGFVVTAGTYRTFIEETGIDEELFEAVDVDADDSKALAEAAQHASDLILKTEMPDDLREEILDAYRNLGEGDSFVAVRSSATAEDLPDASFAGQQETFLNIREDELLDKVRECWASLFTQRAIYYRQQQGFEHDVVNIAVVVQQMVDSEKSGVLFTSHPSTGDPRVIIEAAWGLGEAVVSGSVSPDNYVVDRKSGEVEEVTIADKKIKCIKDPETGHTIETEVEDDLRTKRVLTESEIERLVELGEIVEAHYDTPQDVEWAIVDGEAFMLQSRPITTISKEAAKASTDGNGTATQKHKDSVILNGLGASPGIASGKVRIVRKLDQLDKVGEGDIIVAEMTTPDMVPAMKRAAGIITDEGGMTSHAAIVSRELGVPAVVGTGSASRELSDDQVVTIDGDKGTIREGGAADKAQERDPIEEARPKTPVKPMTATEVKVNVSIPEAAPRAAATGADGVGLLRLEHMILSTGKTPARYIEDHGEDAYVQEIVEGVRGVADEFYPRPVRVRTLDAPTDEFRQLQGGEDEPNEHNPMLGYRGIRRSLDRPEVFEHELTAFRQLYEMGYDNVEIMFPLVNDAEDVVKAKNLMEGAGIDPRKRTWGVMIETPASALCIEELAQAGIKFASFGTNDLTQYTLAVDRNNERVADRFDELHPAVLKLIGQTIETCRDYGVKTSICGQAGSKPQMVRFLVNKGVSSISANIDAVRDVQHEVKRVEQQLLLDSVR